The DNA segment GGAGATCATTACAGGAAGGTCAAGGAGATCATCGCGAGCGGGGCCATCGGCCGGGTCCATACCGTCTACGGACATGCCACGGGATGGATGATGCACATGATGACGCACCTGATCGATTACGTCCGCTGGTTCAACGGCGACGCGGAAGCGGAATGGGTGATGGGCCAGGCCGACGGCCTGGAGAAGTTTTCGGACCTGCATGCTTCGCCCGACCACATCGTCGCAACGATCCGGTTCGCCAACGGGGTGCGCGGCGTCGTGGAGTGCGGCTCCGGGGCGCCCGACGTCCCCGAGGTGGAGTACTGGTGGCGCAAGTGCCGCATCGGCGCGCAGGGAACGGAGGGGTTCGCCGAGGTCCTGACGGGAGGAGGATGGCGAGCCGTCACCCGGGATTCACGCGGGGTGATCTCCGGCCCGGGCGACATGGATTACGCGCATGACATGCCTCACTACGTCCAGGACATGGCCGCCTGGCTCGACGATCCCGCGAGAATTCATCCCTGCAACGGCGGCAGCGCACTGAAGGGATTCGAAATCATGATGGCTGCCTGCCGCTCCGCGGTGCGGCGCGGCAGGGTTTCGTTGCCGCTCGGGCCGGGAGAACCGGAACTGGAGACGCTAAGAGATGCCCTGGCGTCGAACGAAGTAAATCAGTCAAAACCGGCGCGGCGGTCCGGTACGGCA comes from the Deltaproteobacteria bacterium genome and includes:
- a CDS encoding Gfo/Idh/MocA family oxidoreductase; the protein is MSDAPSTYTVAVAGLGKRGMHHAEAFAGNPRFRVVGLCNRSPERLEPASGKFPEARTGTDVAAMLAETRPDVFAFCTPPQIRLPLVRAGVEAGVKLIAYEKPMATSTNEALEIDKLLRDAGVRSVVSHQHRYGDHYRKVKEIIASGAIGRVHTVYGHATGWMMHMMTHLIDYVRWFNGDAEAEWVMGQADGLEKFSDLHASPDHIVATIRFANGVRGVVECGSGAPDVPEVEYWWRKCRIGAQGTEGFAEVLTGGGWRAVTRDSRGVISGPGDMDYAHDMPHYVQDMAAWLDDPARIHPCNGGSALKGFEIMMAACRSAVRRGRVSLPLGPGEPELETLRDALASNEVNQSKPARRSGTAAA